The genomic DNA AAAACCCATATAGATCACATTACAGCACATAGTTCCACTCAAAAGTTTGGGGTCCGCTAAAATTTCAATCATAGGGGGGTTCATTTCAttatcttcttttgttttttaaataatacttTTTCAGAACTCATTCTATAAATTGTTTGCTGAATTATTATAATTAAGTGATAGGGAGAAATGTAGTATTTTGAGAATGTAAAAAACTCAGTTTTGTGgctcactttttctttggtggaCACGTGTGTGTTTCAGGGAAATGATTGGTCAGAGTCTAACCGATACTGAGAAGGTCACGCTCTCTCTGTATGCTTAGGGTGTCAGACAACAGCActgttgtgttttctctctcttcatatttGTTCTTGATGCAGTTATTCCGGTTCTCAGAAAAGCTCTGGGATTGTTTTCCAGACCCTAAATCCTGACTGTCGTTAAAAGTCTGAATGAATGAAACCAGGGAGTAACAAAATAATTACCTGAGGGTTATTTTTCACCATGGTTAAGTTTCTGATTCACAACAAAGCTTTTGAAGTAGCCTGAGgtcaaaggatttttttttttgctccttAATGTTAATCGCTTAATGCAAAGTAGCATTTACAGTTAGCCAGTAACTTTtttatgctctttttttttcattcattcatatgcAGGGAATTAGAAGGTCAAGTGCCTCATTTTGGTGTCTTTTTCATGTTTACTTTGTACAATCACAGTTTAATCACCCAcatcaagtcaagtcaagtggctttattgtcagTCCAACCATGTGCAGCCGTACAATACACAGTGAAACGAGACGACGGTCCTCCACAACCACGGTGCTACATAtaacatataacagacaatcaacacaggaGTAGATTGAGTGCAAGTGTGCAAAAACtgcaacaaaacataaaaaaaagcaaaggcaGTGTAACACCAGACAGAACAGAATGatacagacacaagacagtgcTATAGAAAAGTGCAACAACGACAGTGGTTTGTACAAAAGACTGAGCATTTTGCAAAAGTAACTTGATGAATGAAGTgtgatgtgtttgtgtaaaagactGTGCAGATAACTGCTTGGTAGTGATGTGTATGAAGGGATGTGTGAGTCCACCCACATGATGGTGGAATCAGTTCCTGGGAGAAAACAGGTGAAATGTTTTACATAGTTCTTGGAATTTAAGAGAGAACTACCTTTGCCCATCCCCCACAAACCACGGCCACACCTTGCCTCCATCACATCACTGCTCTCTTGCTCTGCTTCAAGCTCCCCTCCTCCACTGTATGTTcacatgtgtgtatttgttctgtgtgtatgtgaagaCAGCCTCTCGGTGACATCAACACCAGAGGACTCCTCCTTGTTCTCTTGAGGTATAAAGATATCTTGTTTCTGTAGCAGCATCCTAAAGCTACGCCACACCCTCATACAGCTGCTCACACTTCAACAAGCACCTGACAGTAAAGCAGAATCCTTTTCACCAAAGACTCACCTGAGGGACTCCGTTTGTTGGACACTGTGGACTTGCTTTTTACATTTCGTTCTGTCACCACACACGAGTGCGAACATGTCGATGGGTATGGAGATCGTGGGCATTGCCTTTGGAGTCATTGGTTTTCTTATAGCCATATTATCATGTGCCCTACCAATGTGGAAGGTGAGTGCATTTGTTGGAGCTAACATTGTCACTGCTCAGATCATCCAGGAGGGTTTGTGGATGAACTGTGTCACCCAGAGTACAGGTCAAATGCAGTGCAAGGTCTACGACTCGTTGTTGGCCTTGTCCCCGGAACTGCAGGCGTCCAGAGCAATGATGGTTATTGCCATTATACTCGGAGTGCTGGGTGTCATGATCTCCATAGTCGGCGCCAAGTGCACCAACTGCATTGAAGAGGAAGGAAGCAAAGCCAAAGTGATGATCATTGCTGGAGTCTTCTTCATCCTCAGTGGCCTCTTGGTTCTCATCCCTGTTTCTTGGACTGCCCAAGttatcatcactgatttttaCAACCCTCTTGTGATCAGCGCTCAAAGGAGGGAGATAGGAGCGTCACTGTACATAGGCTGGGCTGCAGCCGGAGTGTTCCTGATCGGAGGGGCGATGTTGTGCACTAGCTGCCCAccgaaagaaaagaaatatctGCCACCCAGGATGGGGTACTCGGCTCCACGCAGCATTAGTGCAGGTACAGGATACGACAAGAAAGACTACGTCTGAATGAATGCTGAAGGATGAAAGgaaaattgtttttgtgtgtgtttttgtctgtatgcGTGTTACTCATTGTTACCTGAAACCACAGCGTGAATCCGACTGAAAGACTCCGAGATGAAGATGCAGTACAAATATTaatctttttctttgcttttagcTGATATGTTTATTCACATCCTTTTGTCTCGCTTAAAAAAATAGACTTAGATTTTTCAGTGCTTGAACATGGGAGCTTAAACAAATAAATTTATTCTTTTAAGATTTTTAACTGGGAAAATATTTCTACTAAACTCTTGGCATTATGTGAATTTGAAAACACCTGTGTGTCGTCCTCTTGTTAGCTCTTGGCTGGTTGCGTGGTGTTGTGTTTCACTGAAACCTGCTGTTAAAATGTGATCTGTCATTTCGCTGACAATGACCAGGAAGAGTCAGCTCTCATTTTACATGCATTTGGTTGGTGTGATTGTTCAATGTGttcgtgtgtgcgtgtgttttgcATGACCTGTAATATTTGCTTAAGAGAGTTTCTGCTGAGACTGAAACTACAGATAGATCCAATATTGCCCCAGGTGAAACTTGGTCTtccttttcacagtttcactgtgTGTGCAAATAGAAAAGAGTTTTTCATGTGAGGATAACTTTTTTTCAAATGTCTGTATATTCAtctgtttaaaatgtatttcaaaATGTTCAAATATGTTCTAAACTATGctcctttcttttatttttttagtttctgGAAGTTGATTATGTGCGTTAGTCACAAATTTTtctcaatgattttttttacatttttgaatAGATTATAATCCATGTTTGGTCCCTTTTTTGTCAAGCATATAACCAAGAACCTCTttagtgtatatatatgtgtgcgtgATGCTCCAAGAATCCCATGTTTAGACCCTTTTAAAAAGTATGTAACCAAAGGTCccctttaaaatatatttatgtttgtAACACCACAACAGTTTGCAAAGTACATATGTGTTTGTATTTCACAGATACTGgttggtgttgttgtttatttgcttgGTTGGTTTGTGCAGTTTCtgtgtgggggtggggtggggggggggggtcatttCTTAAGTGAGTGGAATTGTTCAAATATGTGTACATGCTTAATTTGCTGTTCTATATTGCCATTGTAAATTCAAATGTGTTgaaaattaacaaaataataataataatagtttcAATAAAATTCTTCTTTGCTAAAGCAAAAACCTTGACTCCTTTATTTTagaatatatatctatatatacatatatacataaacacccagcacgcccctacgggcggtttttatccttcaagctcgggtcctctaccagaggcctgggagcttgagggtcctgcgcagtatcttagctgttcccaggactgcgctcttctggacagagatctccgatgttgttcccgggatctgctggagccactcgcctagcttgggagtcaccgcacctagtgctccgattaccacgggtaatatatatatatatatatatatatatatagatatatatatatacatatatatagatatatatacatatacacacacatatatagggGACAGATTACAAAGCATGTGCCACCAAAGCAAACGATGGCTGAAGATCAGGTTTGGTTTCCGTTCGGTTACTTTGTTTAGCcagcagctgtgttggatcTCTCTTTTGGTTTATTGGGAGACCTTTGTAACACTTGGGTGTGGCAGGGTTCAGGGAGGAACAGAAAgagagaataaaacacaggcaCCTGGCCTGTGACCTTTACACAGTAGGATATTGGCGCCAAGCCTGGTTTTAACTTTTAAACTGTCTTTTTAGAACACTGTAATTAGCAGTGGCTGTTCACTCTGTGTAGCTTCAAAGAATACACAAAATAAAGTTATTTACTGAATGTGTCAGTGCAATCAGTGCAATTCCAGCGtttctttgcattttaatttcacatattgtttttctttcgtTCAGCGTCAGTAAATGCTGGAGGGTCATTTTTGAGCATCACATCTTTGAACCATGTCATGTTTCATAGTTTTTACACTTTCTGTATCTGAAATAAAAGGAACAAACCTACTTTAACAGTTAACAGTTCTCCAGTTTTTACTCACAAGCCACACACATGTGTTCTTTATACTGGTCCATTAATCTTAAAGGATATGGGGTGGGTCAATAACTGGATTTttcagaagaaaaaagaagaaggagaaaagaggagaaaaaatatCTGCAACAATTCTCCTAATAAGtggtaatcttttttttctctataaaaCAAGATAATAAAACAGCtccattttaatttcattatcAAAATCCAggcttaaaaagaaaacatctgtGATTAAAACCAGTTTACCTTATATTTTCAGCTCGGCAATGAATGTCAGTGTATCTTATTGACTGCATTGCACAGACTACAATCCCTTATGTCAGAGAATTGtcgtttttttttccaaagatgtTTCACTAATTATCTGATAACAATCAATGTAAGAATGTCATTTATTAGGCAAGTAGAAGCATCTCATCAGAATTAGTGCATGCTAATCATGTGAAATCTCTTTCATTTGCTCTATATTAGGGCTTAAATTTCAACAATATTTGTGGTCTGGATGTTTGCCCTCTTCGTCTATCTACATGGCACAAAACCCCATGTTGGCGCTCAAAATTCAACAATGCAGAACTGTTCTCAAACCACTCCTACCTCTGACACAACTTTGCAAGAACAGAGGTCTGCTGCGCTTCAATTTTGTTAGATCTAATCGCTAAATTGAATCTGACAGGTTGTCACTTTTTAGACCGTTTTAAATGCAATCTGTGGACTATAATGTGGCTTATGTGATTTATATATGGATTCTGTAAATAATTTAAGTAACACCCCATTCAaagtttctttttctaaataaacagcCTGTATTtctatagcgctttactagtccctaaggaccccaaagctttacatatccagtcattcacccattggtgatggcaagctacattgtagccacagccatcCTGGGACGCACTGatagaggcgaggctgccggaaactggcgccaccaggccctctgaccacaaccagtaggcaacgggtgaagtgtcttgcccaaggacacaacgaccgagactgtccaagccggggatcGATCCgacaaccttccgattacaaggcgaactcccaactcttgagccacgatcgccccaatcACTGGTGAATGAAATCATGCTATTGTTTGTATGTTAACTAGCACATATTGGCAGGTGTTAGTGTCTGTGGAAAGCAGTCCACAGCTTCCACTTCTCATTCAGTCTTTTTTCACTCAGAGATATCATAGGGCGCTGTGCTGGCTGATGCCTTATGACCATCCTTGCATACACATATGGTGACTTCAGGCATCAAAAAATCCCACATACCCTATAATGCTAAATCCAGGCCTTCACACTTTTTTCTATTCAatctatttatctatttatccaTCTATTTCCACACATAAagaaagctttaaaaacaagtggattgaaagttgttgtttttcacgtgtaggtttgttttgttttttaagataaTACCTAAACCTATTTTATATACTCTAAAGGTTTAAtgtataaaaaaatgacaaataagAAATAGAGAAGTATGACAgggcaaaaaaagagaagagagagaagatGGAGTCATTCGATATTGTGACAACAAATACAAAGAGGATGTGCCATTGTTTTTTCCGTCACCTAATATCACTGCTTACATAATTGAATGTCAGGTTCCCTTTACAGCAGAGACACATGAAACTGACAGGTAGTCAATTTCTTACAAACAGAACAATAATCATAAGGTCCAACTGGGAACTCAAACAAAATCTCTGAAAAAAAAGGCTCAGGTTCTTTAACCTCTTATTAGATGGAATGCAAAGTTGCATGAAGCAGATCAAGTATAATCTGCATATATAATTGTGTCCCAGAGATGAAGCCAAGATCTTGACCCAAGTCCCCACCCTTACCAAATGTTCTAGTTGAGCTTTTGCTGTCTGTTGAATGTTTTGCTGCTCGAATGAGGGAGACTTTGATCCTAGATGTTGACAGCAATGAGTGATTGTCCGGATGTTATATATTACCGTTCCTTTCCTCTCCAAAGCCATCAAGATAGTTCCCTTATCTGGATTTTAACTTTTATGACTTTGGGAGTTAATAAACCTTTTATATTTGTCATGCATCCTGTGAATCATTGTAGTAAAAGACTAAAATAGCAACTTATTTCATGGCTTTTTGTTagtgttgat from Oreochromis niloticus isolate F11D_XX linkage group LG10, O_niloticus_UMD_NMBU, whole genome shotgun sequence includes the following:
- the LOC100700473 gene encoding claudin-3-like gives rise to the protein MSMGMEIVGIAFGVIGFLIAILSCALPMWKVSAFVGANIVTAQIIQEGLWMNCVTQSTGQMQCKVYDSLLALSPELQASRAMMVIAIILGVLGVMISIVGAKCTNCIEEEGSKAKVMIIAGVFFILSGLLVLIPVSWTAQVIITDFYNPLVISAQRREIGASLYIGWAAAGVFLIGGAMLCTSCPPKEKKYLPPRMGYSAPRSISAGTGYDKKDYV